The nucleotide window TTGCCATCCAATCAACTTGATCTAGCCTGGCAGCAGGTTTTATCTATTTTAGAGAAAAAAATAAGCCTTCCCGCCCTTGAAGCATGGTTTTTCGATGCCCGGCCGGTTACTATGCAGGGTAATACCCTTGTACTCGCCGCAGCTAACGAATTTGCCCGCGACTACATTCAGAGTCGTTATTATCCACTGGTGCAGGAAGCCCTGCAGAAAGTCCTGGGCCGGGAACCCATTAACATCCAGGTAATCTGTTTTTCTCCTTCATGCGATTTTTCACCCGCAAGTGGGGAAATAGACAACGACGACTTGCCCCGCCTTAATCCTAAATACACCTTTGACACCTTTGTCGTCGGTAATAGCAATCGTTTTGCCCATGCAGCCTGCCTGGCCGTAGCGGAAAGCCCGGCAAATTCTTATAACCCGCTTTTTATATACGGCGGCGTTGGTTTAGGGAAAACCCATCTCATGCAGGCCATCGGCCACCATGTGCTTAAGCATTTACCTAATTATCGCGTACTTTATATTTCCTCCGAAAGATTTACCAATGATCTTATAAATGCCATCCGTGACGAGCAAACGGAGGAATTTCGCGCCAAGTACCGCAATATTGACGTCCTCCTCATCGACGACATCCAGTTTTTAGCTAAAAAAGAGAGTACCCAGGTCGAGTTTTTCCATACCTTCAACCACCTATACGAAGCCAACAAGCAGATAGTAATTTCCAGCGACCGTCCGCCAAAGGAAATCCCTACGCTGGAAGACCGCCTGCGCTCCCGCTTTGAATGGGGCCTGATCACCGATATTCAACCCCCCGACCTGGAAACGAGGATGGCTATTCTACGGAAAAAAGCCGCGGCAGAAAATA belongs to Moorella humiferrea and includes:
- the dnaA gene encoding chromosomal replication initiator protein DnaA — protein: MPSNQLDLAWQQVLSILEKKISLPALEAWFFDARPVTMQGNTLVLAAANEFARDYIQSRYYPLVQEALQKVLGREPINIQVICFSPSCDFSPASGEIDNDDLPRLNPKYTFDTFVVGNSNRFAHAACLAVAESPANSYNPLFIYGGVGLGKTHLMQAIGHHVLKHLPNYRVLYISSERFTNDLINAIRDEQTEEFRAKYRNIDVLLIDDIQFLAKKESTQVEFFHTFNHLYEANKQIVISSDRPPKEIPTLEDRLRSRFEWGLITDIQPPDLETRMAILRKKAAAENISIPDDVMFFMAQKIDSNIRELEGALLRVAAYAAFTKEEITVDMAERLLKDALNLSRPKPVTINLIQEVVARYFNIKQEDLKAKKRNRTVAYPRQIAMYLARELMDASLPQIGEAFGGRDHTTVLHAYTKIRDDLKNDPSLAQTISQLIQEIRNQ